ATCTCCATGCCCGGCGTATCATTCTTCCCCATCCCCGCCGGGGTATGATCGACGTGACTGCACCGCTGCCGGATCATATGAAAAAAACCTGGAAGTATTTCGGGTTTCACCAGAAGGATGACGGCGATCCCTTTGCCGCCGCAGAGGCCTGATCATGGTCCCCCGCCGCAAGCGCCTGGTCTTCCGCAGCTGGCACCGGGGCAGCCGGGAGATGGACCTGATCCTGGGACCCTTCGCCGACCGTCATGTGCCCCTGTTCACCGACCGCCAGCTGGCCCTGTACGAGACCCTGCTGGAGGAACAGGACCCTGTGCTGTACGACTGGATCCTGGGCCGCGTCCCGGTTCCTCCCCGCCTGCAGCACGACGTGATGGACCTGCTGCGTTCCTTCTCCGCATCTGCAGTCCCTTAACCATATCTTAAGAAAGATAGGGTTCTATGTGGGATACCGGCCGGGAGTGTATCCGGCCGCAGGCAGAGGAGCGGGAGGAAGGACATGGCCTCCATATGGAACTGGAAAAAATATATGCGGGAATGGCGGGTTGCGGCTGCCGTTGCCCTGACGTCGCTCAGTGCGTTGGCGGCCCCTCTCACCGGACGCTCTGCAGAAGAAAAAACAGTCCGCACTTCTTCCAGAGTGACGGAAGCCGGAACCCGCCTGGACTGGGATGCCATGGATGACCAGCGCCGGGCCGAAGTGGCCAGCGTGGTCTTCGGGACTGAAGGCACTTCGTGGGACACTGTGACCGAGAGTGGCGAAACCTGGCACCGCGTGAATATCAAAAAGCTGGCTTTCGGGGCTTCTCTTGGCGCGAAAAATACTCCCCATCTAGCCATTCTTGAATCAACCCTGGCAGCTTTGGGCTGTGCGCCGGTTTTCGATACGGACGCCAATGGCAACATGTATCTGAAAGTATCCGCCCGGCGCGGCGCGGTTCTGGGAGATATGTCACGGTTCCTGCAGGGCGGTCCGGAAGAAATTTCCCTGGCACTGGAAAATGCCCTGGAATTCGAAAGGACGGTTACCACCCCCGGTGTGCATGCCCGCCGGCCTTCTGTCATCAGGCCTGATACGCACAATACTGTGGCTTCTGTCGGGGGTGGAACACCGGTTTCGGTATCCGGAAAAAAGGATCCCACCATCAGCATCAGGGGCAGCTCTGCCCGGTCGCGGCCGGCTTCGCAGCCGGAAGCCGGACCGGAAACCGGAAAGGCGGAGAAGAGTGTGGATCCGGCCCTGGCCCGCGCTATCACGGAATTCGGCTGGATCAGCACCAGCATACCATCCGCCTTTGCCCTGGTCCTGGGGTCGGAATCAAGGCGTGGCAAGGTCAATTCCGGCCTTCAGAAAGAAGTATCCCGGGTTTATGGCCTGCTGCGGCAGGCAGGGCTTGAGTTCCGGGAGAAAACCTTGGGATGGGAAGAGCTGAAAAAGCTTTTTACTCTCTCTCCCGGACCGATGTTCGGGATAAAGGTCGATGAAAAAGGAAACGTTGACCCGGTTCATGAAAAAAGAGCAGCAGCAATTTCCGAGAGGGTTTTCATTGTCGGTGGCGAGAAATTCCAGGCCATCATTGATGCCGACAATGCCCGGCGTGAGGCGGAGCTGGCGGAAAAAGACCGCCTGACAAGGGAAAGGTCTGCCACCAGGGCTGCTGCAACGCTTCAGGACAGCATGGTTTCTTCCGAATTGCGGGAAATGGCGCTGCAGGACATGAAGGATGCCGGCTGGAAACCGGATGGCGGGAAGGGATACCGTCTCCCACTGGGTCGGCCGGAAGATCTGAAGACAGGAGTACTGCGGGAACTTGTTGACACGCTGTCCGCCGGGGGTGTGTCATACAGGATGCGGGAAACCTTCGGGTCTGCATTTGTCCAGTTGCCGGGCCAGGACAAACCGAAATACCAGGAAGATCCGAAGCGGGTCTTTTTCCGGATGGATGTCGCCGACGGCGAGGCGCTTGTGCGGATGTTCATGAAGCGACGGGAAAGTACGTCTGTTTCCGTTGTGGCTCCGCCCGTGATGCCCGCTGTAGTCTCATCCGGCCGGGGAGCAACGCCGGCGGCAGCCCGCACACCGACCGTCTGATCAGGCCTGCTTTTTCTCCCGCAGCGGCTTCAGGGCTGTGCTCCAGGCGATGACCTGGTCCAGCAGGGTGGTGAGCGACTTTTCGTGCCGCGGGTCGGGTTTGAAGTCCTTCATGTTTTCAAAGTCGGTGAACAGTGACAGGACCACCTGGGCGCGTACGTCGGCGATCTGGAGTTCCCCCATCACCAGGCGCAGCTGTTCCACGGCGCGCGTTCCCCCGGTGCTGCCATAGCTGACAAAGCCGGCGGCCTTGTTGTTCCATTCCCGGTACAGAAAGTCGATGGCGTTTTTCAGGGCGCC
Above is a window of Pseudomonadota bacterium DNA encoding:
- a CDS encoding succinate dehydrogenase assembly factor 2; this translates as MVPRRKRLVFRSWHRGSREMDLILGPFADRHVPLFTDRQLALYETLLEEQDPVLYDWILGRVPVPPRLQHDVMDLLRSFSASAVP
- a CDS encoding NAD(P)H-dependent oxidoreductase; translation: MLKIAVIIGSTRPNRVGEGVAKWVYGQATKRTDAAFELVDLRDFSLPLLDEPKPPSMGQYAQPHTKVWSEKVASFDAFVFVTPEYNRGIPGALKNAIDFLYREWNNKAAGFVSYGSTGGTRAVEQLRLVMGELQIADVRAQVVLSLFTDFENMKDFKPDPRHEKSLTTLLDQVIAWSTALKPLREKKQA